The genome window CGTCACGTAGATCAGTCTGTCCATCTTTGCGAATCCGGGTGGGTGCTACGCTGGGGCGCCGCAAGGACCGCGGCATCCATCACATCATTCAGACGCTATGTCGATTTACAGATTCATCAGCGTCTGATCGACCGCCTGCTGCGTCTTGATCGTTTGCGCATTCGCCTGGTAGTAGCGTTGCGCGGTGATCAGTTCGACCAGCGACGAGGTCAGATCCACGTTGGCCGCTTCCGTCGCACCCGACTTCAAATTACCGAGCGGCCCCGTGCCGGCGACGCCCGTTTGCGGCTGGCCCGACGTCGAGCTTTGCGCGAACATGTTGTTGCCGAGGTTCTGCAGGCCTTCCGCGTTGGCGAAGCTGGTCAGGGCGACTTGGCCCAGCACCATGCTCTGGCCGTTCGAATAAGTGCCCGTCAGCTTGCCGGCGTTGTCGACGCCGAACGAGGACAGCGAGCCGGCCGCATAGCCGTCGCTGGTCACCGACGTGGCGACGAAGTCGGCGCCGAACTGCGTCATCTTCGAGAAATCCAGCTTCAGCGGTTGCGTCGCCGTTGCGCCGTTTTCCAATTGCAGCTTCACGTTGGCATCCTTGCCCGAGACCAGCGCACCGCTCGTATCGAACGCCAGATGATCGACCGGCTTCGGCAGGCCGGCCGTGTTCGTGCCGCCAACGGCCTTGCCGTCCATCGTCGCGTACACGTTCCAGGTGGATGCCTCGTTCGACGTCTTCTGGTAGTACATATTCAGCGTATGCACATTGCCCAGCGAGTCGAACACCTGCGCCGTCGTGGCGTTGTTGTACGAGCTCGTGTCCGAAGGGTCGAACTGCATATTCTTCGGCACATGCGATGCCGAGTTCAGGTTCGCCTCGGCGGTCACCTTCGTGCTCATCTTCGGATCGACCGATCCACTGGGAATCGTCAACGCTACCGGCGTGGACGTATTCAGCGTGCCCTTCTTGTCCGCCGCATAGCCCATCAGCTTGGAGCCTTGCGCGTTGACGATATTGCCGTCCTTGTCGAGCGTGAACTGCCCGTTACGCGAGTATTGCGCCGCACCGTTGTTCGACAGCGTGAAGAAGCCATTGCCGTTGATCGCCATGTCCAGCGTCTGACCGGTTTCGGTGATCGTACCCTGCGTGAAGTTCTGTCCGATCTTCGCCACGCTGGTGCCGATGCCGGCCTGGTTGTTCGTGCTGGTGTTCATGGCATTCGCATACATCTCGGCGAATTGCGCCTGGCTCTGCTTATAGCCGACGGTGTTCGCGTTCGAGATGTTGTTGCCGATCACATCGAGGTCTTGCGAGGCTGCGGACAAACCGCTAAGGGCCTGGGAGTAAGCCATGACTGCCGTCCTGGATACGTAGTTAGTGCAAGTTGAACAAAGCCGGACCGATGCGTGCGGCGCGACTGTCTTTACTTCGCGCAGGTGTCGGCATACGACCGGGAAATCAGAGGTATTGCGTTACGACGGGGTCATACGATGCTGCTGAGTCTTGCTACAGAATCTGCGAAACGCTCGACAGGCTGGT of Robbsia sp. KACC 23696 contains these proteins:
- the flgE gene encoding flagellar hook protein FlgE, encoding MAYSQALSGLSAASQDLDVIGNNISNANTVGYKQSQAQFAEMYANAMNTSTNNQAGIGTSVAKIGQNFTQGTITETGQTLDMAINGNGFFTLSNNGAAQYSRNGQFTLDKDGNIVNAQGSKLMGYAADKKGTLNTSTPVALTIPSGSVDPKMSTKVTAEANLNSASHVPKNMQFDPSDTSSYNNATTAQVFDSLGNVHTLNMYYQKTSNEASTWNVYATMDGKAVGGTNTAGLPKPVDHLAFDTSGALVSGKDANVKLQLENGATATQPLKLDFSKMTQFGADFVATSVTSDGYAAGSLSSFGVDNAGKLTGTYSNGQSMVLGQVALTSFANAEGLQNLGNNMFAQSSTSGQPQTGVAGTGPLGNLKSGATEAANVDLTSSLVELITAQRYYQANAQTIKTQQAVDQTLMNL